One genomic segment of Burkholderia multivorans ATCC BAA-247 includes these proteins:
- a CDS encoding IclR family transcriptional regulator domain-containing protein → MKKPELDRRDWIAGLEKGLAILEAFDSQHARMTPTQAAARTGLTRTAARRYLLTLESLGYVYTDGKLYGLTPRVLRVGWSYFDSARLPRTVQPYLQQLSASLNESAYVSVLDEWELVFIARNGVSRVMTTGFVLGARVPAPLTSPGVVLLAHHPDREAVRAWLDRTELPPFTPHTITNKARLLEQVDRARDAGFAVIEQQLQVGVRGIAVPLKNRHGEVVAALSTNMPIGAETTEAAVRRVLPFLQETALAMLNVL, encoded by the coding sequence ATGAAAAAGCCCGAACTCGACCGACGCGACTGGATTGCCGGCCTCGAAAAAGGGCTGGCGATCCTCGAAGCGTTCGACAGCCAGCATGCGCGCATGACGCCGACCCAGGCCGCCGCGCGCACGGGCCTGACGCGCACGGCCGCGCGGCGCTATCTGCTGACGCTCGAATCGCTCGGCTACGTCTATACCGACGGCAAGCTCTACGGTCTGACGCCGCGCGTGCTGCGCGTCGGCTGGTCGTATTTCGATTCCGCGCGGCTGCCGCGCACCGTGCAGCCGTATCTGCAGCAACTGAGCGCGTCGCTGAACGAATCGGCCTACGTCAGCGTGCTCGACGAATGGGAGCTGGTGTTCATCGCGCGCAACGGCGTGTCGCGCGTGATGACGACGGGCTTCGTGCTCGGCGCACGCGTGCCGGCGCCGTTGACGTCGCCGGGCGTCGTGCTGCTCGCCCATCATCCGGACCGCGAAGCCGTGCGCGCCTGGCTCGACCGCACCGAACTGCCGCCGTTCACGCCGCATACGATCACGAACAAGGCGCGTCTACTCGAACAGGTCGATCGCGCGCGCGACGCCGGCTTTGCGGTGATCGAGCAGCAGTTGCAGGTCGGCGTGCGCGGGATCGCCGTGCCGCTGAAGAACCGTCACGGCGAAGTCGTCGCGGCGCTGAGCACGAACATGCCGATCGGTGCGGAAACGACCGAAGCGGCCGTGCGGCGCGTGCTGCCGTTTCTGCAGGAAACCGCGCTCGCGATGTTGAACGTGCTGTAA
- a CDS encoding type II toxin-antitoxin system ParD family antitoxin yields the protein MARNTSISLGDHLTEFVDMQVASGRYGSASDVVRAGLRLLETQETELRALQEALKAGEASGTPAPFDSQAFLARMRAKHAG from the coding sequence ATGGCACGAAATACATCGATCTCGCTGGGCGATCATCTGACCGAATTTGTCGACATGCAGGTCGCGTCCGGCCGCTACGGCTCGGCTAGCGATGTCGTGCGCGCGGGCCTGCGCCTGCTCGAGACACAGGAAACCGAGCTGCGGGCGCTGCAGGAAGCGTTGAAGGCGGGCGAGGCATCGGGCACACCGGCTCCGTTCGACAGCCAGGCGTTCCTGGCCCGGATGCGGGCCAAGCATGCCGGTTAA
- a CDS encoding type II toxin-antitoxin system RelE/ParE family toxin, with translation MPVKARTVRLTPLAEADLEAIWSYTYKRWSLDQAERYIGELSAAFERLARRESVGWPSRAGGNYSRYLVGSHVVFYRETTETLDVIRVLHQRMDVDRHL, from the coding sequence ATGCCGGTTAAGGCGCGCACGGTACGCCTGACGCCGCTGGCGGAGGCCGACCTCGAGGCCATCTGGTCTTACACGTACAAGCGCTGGTCGCTCGACCAGGCTGAGCGCTATATCGGCGAGCTGAGCGCGGCGTTCGAGCGGCTGGCGCGCCGGGAGTCGGTAGGGTGGCCGAGCCGCGCGGGCGGCAACTATTCGCGGTACCTGGTCGGTTCGCACGTGGTGTTCTATCGGGAAACGACCGAAACCCTTGACGTCATTCGCGTGCTGCACCAGCGGATGGATGTCGACCGACATCTGTAA
- a CDS encoding UDP-N-acetylglucosamine 1-carboxyvinyltransferase gives MSNLIVHGGTPLRGDIKPSANKNAVLPILCATLLTDQPLRLIGVPDITDVRKILDIFRTLGSDVSVDFTTGLLELHHRNTTFDPAVHRLPEAMRSSIMLIPPLLARFGVARLENDVKGCTLGVREIDPHVEVFERFGAHIERTSDSLIVRADGPLTANDHWLDYASVTTTENFALCATAANGTSTLMNAASEPHVQEFCQFLAMIGVAVEGIGTSRLCVTGGSKLGGGEFRFAEDFHEIATFLALGAITGGDITVRNSSPEHFPLIDRTFAKFGVQVTHRDGWSRAERDGPLRVRRPFTQNILTKVEAAPWPYLPVDLLPIFIALGVRAEGSAMFWNKVYDGALGWSGELSKFGAHVLLSDPHRLITFGGLQLTPARVESPYIIRVAIALLMVAASIEGRSEIMNALPIRRAHPRFVENLRSVGANVEWTSSE, from the coding sequence ATGTCGAATCTCATCGTCCACGGCGGCACCCCGCTGCGCGGGGACATCAAGCCGTCCGCGAACAAGAACGCCGTCCTGCCGATCCTCTGTGCGACCCTGCTGACCGACCAGCCGCTGCGGCTGATCGGCGTGCCGGACATCACCGACGTGCGCAAGATCCTCGATATCTTCCGCACGCTCGGCAGCGACGTGTCGGTCGATTTCACGACCGGCCTGCTCGAACTCCATCACCGCAACACGACGTTCGACCCGGCCGTCCATCGCCTGCCCGAGGCGATGCGCTCGTCGATCATGCTGATTCCGCCGCTGCTCGCGCGCTTCGGCGTCGCGCGGCTCGAGAACGACGTGAAAGGCTGCACGCTCGGCGTGCGCGAAATCGATCCGCACGTCGAGGTGTTCGAGCGCTTCGGCGCGCACATCGAGCGCACGTCCGATTCGCTGATCGTACGTGCCGACGGCCCGCTGACGGCCAACGATCACTGGCTCGACTATGCGTCCGTGACGACCACCGAAAACTTCGCGCTGTGCGCGACGGCGGCAAACGGCACGTCGACGCTGATGAACGCGGCGTCCGAGCCGCACGTGCAGGAGTTCTGCCAGTTCCTCGCGATGATCGGCGTCGCGGTCGAGGGCATCGGCACGTCGCGGCTCTGCGTCACGGGCGGCAGCAAGCTCGGCGGCGGCGAATTCCGCTTCGCCGAGGATTTCCACGAGATCGCAACGTTCCTCGCGCTCGGCGCGATCACCGGCGGCGACATCACCGTGCGTAACTCGTCGCCCGAGCACTTTCCGCTGATCGACCGCACGTTCGCGAAGTTCGGCGTTCAGGTCACGCACCGCGACGGCTGGTCGCGCGCCGAGCGCGACGGCCCGCTGCGCGTGCGCCGGCCGTTCACGCAGAACATCCTGACCAAGGTCGAGGCCGCGCCATGGCCGTACCTGCCGGTCGATCTGCTGCCGATCTTCATCGCGCTCGGCGTACGCGCCGAAGGCAGCGCGATGTTCTGGAACAAGGTCTACGACGGCGCGCTCGGCTGGTCCGGCGAGTTGTCGAAGTTCGGCGCGCACGTGCTGCTGTCGGATCCGCACCGGCTGATCACGTTCGGCGGGCTGCAACTGACGCCGGCGCGTGTCGAGAGCCCGTACATCATCCGCGTCGCGATTGCGCTGCTGATGGTCGCCGCGAGCATCGAAGGCCGCTCCGAAATCATGAACGCGCTGCCGATCCGGCGCGCGCATCCGCGTTTCGTCGAGAACCTGCGCTCGGTCGGCGCGAATGTGGAGTGGACGAGCAGCGAGTAA
- the shiA gene encoding shikimate transporter yields MTPTFDTLDAAAGARARTQARKAAIGSFVGAVVDWYDFLLYGIVAALVFNAEFFPKVSPTMGTLAAFATFGVGFLFRPLGGVVFGHYGDRLGRKRMLVLTVMLMGLSTVAIGLLPTFATIGWWAPVLLVAMRAIQGFAVGGEWGGAALMAVESAPKQKKAFYSSGVQVGYGVGLVLATGIVSILSHTLGDAAFKTWGWRLPFVFSIVLVLIGLWVRKSMDESQEFVEKVEHGHRKLRLPVLEALTRHPKAFLLIVALRLAELFTMYIVTAFALSYSTSNLGMSRDLFLNIGLLVGAVSCVTIPCFAWLADRFGLRRIYLIGALIGLASAVPFFVALESRSIVWIVLFSILLANAAHDMVVSVQQPLFTELFGAEYRYSGAGVGYQFASVVGGGFTPFIAVGLVSLAGGSWHLVAGYLAAGCLISLVVAARMRAAQ; encoded by the coding sequence ATGACCCCGACCTTCGACACCCTCGACGCCGCTGCCGGCGCCCGGGCACGCACCCAGGCCCGCAAGGCCGCGATCGGCAGCTTCGTCGGCGCCGTCGTCGACTGGTACGACTTCCTGCTGTACGGGATTGTGGCCGCGCTCGTATTCAACGCCGAGTTCTTTCCGAAAGTAAGTCCGACGATGGGGACGCTCGCGGCGTTCGCGACGTTCGGCGTCGGCTTCCTGTTCCGTCCGCTCGGCGGCGTCGTGTTCGGCCATTACGGCGACCGGCTCGGCCGCAAGCGAATGCTCGTGCTGACCGTGATGCTGATGGGGCTGTCGACGGTCGCGATCGGGCTGCTACCCACGTTCGCGACGATCGGCTGGTGGGCGCCCGTGCTGCTGGTCGCGATGCGTGCGATCCAGGGCTTCGCGGTCGGCGGCGAATGGGGTGGCGCGGCGCTGATGGCCGTCGAAAGTGCGCCGAAGCAGAAGAAGGCGTTCTACAGCAGCGGCGTCCAGGTCGGCTACGGCGTCGGGCTCGTGCTCGCCACCGGCATCGTGTCGATCCTGAGCCACACGCTCGGCGACGCCGCGTTCAAGACCTGGGGCTGGCGCCTGCCGTTCGTGTTCAGCATCGTGCTGGTGTTGATCGGGCTGTGGGTGCGCAAGAGCATGGACGAGTCGCAGGAGTTCGTCGAGAAGGTCGAGCACGGCCACCGCAAGCTGCGGCTGCCCGTACTGGAAGCGTTGACGCGTCATCCGAAGGCGTTTCTGCTGATCGTCGCGCTGCGGCTCGCGGAGCTGTTCACGATGTACATCGTCACCGCGTTCGCGCTCAGCTATTCGACGTCGAACCTCGGCATGTCGCGCGATCTGTTCCTGAACATCGGGCTGCTGGTCGGCGCGGTGAGCTGCGTGACGATTCCGTGCTTCGCGTGGCTCGCCGATCGCTTCGGGCTGCGCCGCATCTATCTGATCGGCGCGCTGATCGGCCTTGCATCGGCGGTGCCGTTCTTCGTCGCGCTCGAGTCGCGGTCGATCGTATGGATCGTGCTGTTCTCGATCCTGCTCGCGAACGCGGCGCACGACATGGTCGTCAGCGTCCAGCAGCCGCTGTTCACCGAACTGTTCGGCGCCGAGTATCGCTACAGCGGCGCGGGCGTCGGCTACCAGTTCGCGAGCGTCGTCGGCGGCGGGTTCACGCCGTTCATCGCGGTCGGCCTCGTCAGCCTGGCCGGCGGCTCGTGGCACCTCGTCGCCGGTTATCTAGCGGCCGGCTGCCTGATTTCGCTCGTGGTGGCAGCGCGGATGCGGGCTGCGCAGTGA
- a CDS encoding 4-hydroxyphenylpyruvate dioxygenase family protein has protein sequence MSGNPHPLSSDTPPVDDPAANPLGMAGLEFVEFAAPVPDALAQRFEQLGFKAIARHVSKAVTLYRQGQMHFLINAEPDSFAARYAEEYGMGVCAIGIRVANARRSFERAIELGAWAFEGERVGVGELKIPAIQGIGDSHLYFVDRWRGRNGQRGGVGDISIFDIDFRPIDIATAHTDLDFAGTGLQQVDHFTQTVGAGRMQEWLDFYHDLLHFREIHEIDAHWHVSEESRVMVSPCGALRIPVYEEGTRRTELMHAYLPDHPGEGVQHIALATDDIVASVDALRANGVEFIEPPARYYDEVDRRLPGHGVDLDALRRRAVLIDGEIGEDGVPRLFFQTFVKRRPGEIFFEIVQRKGHHGFGEGNLAALARARDAS, from the coding sequence ATGTCCGGCAATCCCCATCCACTGTCCAGCGATACGCCGCCCGTCGACGATCCGGCCGCCAATCCGCTCGGGATGGCGGGGCTCGAGTTCGTCGAGTTCGCGGCGCCGGTGCCGGACGCGCTCGCGCAGCGTTTCGAACAGCTCGGCTTCAAGGCGATCGCGCGGCACGTCAGCAAGGCCGTGACGCTGTATCGGCAGGGGCAGATGCATTTCCTGATCAACGCGGAACCGGACTCGTTCGCCGCGCGCTACGCCGAGGAATACGGGATGGGCGTCTGCGCGATCGGCATCCGCGTCGCGAATGCGCGGCGGTCGTTCGAACGCGCGATCGAACTGGGCGCGTGGGCGTTCGAGGGCGAGCGCGTCGGCGTCGGGGAGCTGAAGATTCCGGCGATCCAGGGCATCGGCGATTCGCATCTGTACTTCGTCGATCGCTGGCGCGGGCGCAACGGCCAGCGCGGCGGCGTGGGCGACATCTCGATCTTCGACATCGATTTCCGGCCGATCGACATCGCCACCGCGCACACCGATCTCGATTTCGCGGGCACCGGGCTGCAGCAGGTCGACCATTTCACGCAGACGGTCGGCGCCGGGCGCATGCAGGAGTGGCTCGACTTCTATCACGATCTGCTGCACTTCCGCGAGATTCACGAAATCGATGCGCACTGGCACGTGTCCGAGGAGTCGCGCGTGATGGTGTCGCCATGCGGCGCGCTGCGGATTCCGGTGTACGAGGAAGGCACGCGCCGCACCGAGCTGATGCACGCGTATCTGCCCGACCATCCGGGCGAGGGCGTGCAGCACATCGCGCTCGCGACGGACGACATCGTTGCGTCGGTCGACGCGTTGCGGGCGAACGGCGTCGAGTTCATCGAGCCGCCCGCGCGCTACTACGACGAGGTGGACCGGCGGTTGCCGGGGCACGGCGTCGATCTGGACGCGCTACGCCGCCGCGCGGTATTGATCGACGGCGAGATCGGGGAAGACGGCGTGCCGCGGCTGTTCTTCCAGACGTTCGTCAAGCGCCGGCCCGGCGAAATCTTCTTCGAGATCGTGCAGCGCAAGGGGCATCACGGTTTCGGCGAAGGCAATCTCGCGGCGCTCGCGCGCGCCCGCGACGCAAGCTGA
- a CDS encoding type II toxin-antitoxin system HipA family toxin has product MVVRTTRHDRLDLWMNGIPVGYWEVWRGVERLVYLPTWIDDPQGRPLSLSLPFTPGNQPHHGAVVAGYFDNLLPDSQPIRRRIAQRYRLGSTSPFELLASIGRDCVGALQLLPPDETPVDLDTIEGTVLDDAAVADVLRQSTAAPLPGHAEHEADLRLSIAGAQEKTALLRHGNRWLVPSGSTPTTHIFKLPLGRVGNMQADMRTSVENEWLCSKIVAAYGLPVARCDIGQFDDQKVLIVERFDRRLSRDGTWILRLPQEDMCQATGTPPAAKYESDGGPGIDTIMGILANSVDAARDRMNFFVAQLVFWVLAAIDGHAKNFSIALLPGNTYRSTPLYDVLSAHPIIGTRRNQLAPRRARLAMAVSGKNRHYAIADIQPRHWIAQGRRVGLSDDDVRTALAAVAARTEPVIAEVGARLPADFPADVADAIFDGMRRQSRKLIAA; this is encoded by the coding sequence ATGGTCGTCCGCACCACCCGCCACGATCGCCTCGATCTATGGATGAACGGCATCCCGGTCGGCTACTGGGAAGTCTGGCGCGGCGTCGAGCGCCTCGTCTATCTGCCGACATGGATCGACGATCCGCAAGGGCGACCGCTGTCGTTGTCTTTGCCGTTCACGCCGGGCAACCAGCCGCATCACGGCGCGGTCGTCGCCGGCTACTTCGACAACCTGCTGCCGGACAGTCAGCCGATTCGACGCCGCATCGCGCAACGCTACCGGCTCGGCTCGACCTCGCCGTTCGAGCTGCTTGCGTCGATCGGCCGCGACTGCGTCGGCGCCCTGCAACTGCTGCCGCCCGACGAAACGCCGGTCGACCTCGACACGATCGAAGGCACCGTGCTCGACGACGCGGCGGTCGCCGATGTGCTGCGCCAGTCGACCGCCGCGCCGTTGCCCGGTCATGCGGAACACGAGGCCGACCTGCGGCTGTCGATCGCCGGCGCGCAGGAAAAGACGGCGCTGCTGCGTCACGGCAACCGCTGGCTCGTGCCGTCCGGCAGCACGCCGACGACGCACATCTTCAAGCTGCCGCTCGGGCGCGTCGGCAACATGCAGGCCGACATGCGCACGTCCGTCGAAAACGAGTGGCTGTGCTCGAAGATCGTCGCCGCTTATGGCCTGCCGGTCGCGCGTTGCGACATCGGCCAGTTCGACGATCAGAAGGTGCTGATCGTCGAGCGCTTCGATCGCCGGCTGTCGCGCGACGGCACGTGGATCCTGCGGCTGCCGCAGGAAGACATGTGCCAGGCGACCGGCACGCCGCCGGCCGCGAAATACGAATCGGACGGCGGCCCCGGCATCGACACGATCATGGGCATCCTCGCGAATTCGGTCGATGCCGCGCGCGACCGGATGAACTTCTTCGTCGCGCAGCTCGTGTTCTGGGTACTCGCGGCGATCGACGGCCACGCCAAGAATTTCAGCATCGCGCTTCTGCCCGGCAACACGTATCGCAGCACGCCGCTGTACGACGTGCTGTCCGCGCATCCGATCATCGGCACGCGCCGCAACCAGCTGGCACCGCGTCGCGCGCGACTCGCGATGGCCGTCAGCGGCAAGAATCGTCACTACGCGATCGCCGACATCCAGCCGCGCCACTGGATCGCGCAGGGACGGCGCGTCGGCCTGTCCGACGACGACGTACGTACCGCGCTCGCCGCCGTCGCGGCGCGCACGGAACCGGTGATTGCCGAAGTCGGCGCACGCCTGCCGGCCGATTTTCCGGCCGATGTCGCCGATGCGATCTTCGACGGCATGCGACGCCAGAGCCGCAAGCTGATCGCCGCGTAG
- a CDS encoding helix-turn-helix transcriptional regulator yields MSFPVQTLAQLRPILVGFRKSAGLTQAQLAARLGVTQQTYAQLEANPSAVSIERLFKVLNVLGVRLSLDPAASAGVAQTAATANARTRANSRRDSTPADTAPLPDAPVAPNKRPARRRSSSAPAAAGTAATAPAAKTPVGAAGKRTPATPRKRRVAKREDW; encoded by the coding sequence ATGTCCTTCCCCGTTCAGACGTTGGCCCAATTGCGCCCGATCCTCGTCGGCTTCCGCAAATCGGCCGGGCTCACGCAGGCGCAACTCGCGGCCCGCCTCGGCGTCACGCAGCAAACGTACGCGCAGCTCGAAGCGAATCCGTCTGCAGTCAGCATCGAACGGCTCTTCAAAGTGCTGAACGTGCTCGGCGTGCGTCTGTCGCTCGATCCGGCCGCTTCGGCCGGTGTCGCGCAAACCGCCGCTACCGCCAACGCTCGGACGCGCGCGAATAGCCGACGCGACTCGACACCGGCCGACACCGCGCCCCTCCCCGATGCACCGGTTGCACCGAACAAACGGCCGGCGCGCCGGCGTTCGTCGTCCGCACCGGCCGCTGCCGGCACGGCTGCAACCGCACCCGCAGCGAAAACGCCCGTCGGCGCCGCCGGCAAACGGACGCCCGCCACGCCGCGCAAACGCCGCGTCGCAAAGCGGGAGGACTGGTAA
- a CDS encoding cation diffusion facilitator family transporter, whose product MQRPTRVTPHLHTATSRALAIGLAINALLLATELIAGWAAHSSGLLADTLHAAVDLAADALLLVACRMDARLPPERRPTFEPIALAGLGTLLVAMGLQMIWQAATHFDTPPRVAPGAVPLALVVVTLVGKVALSRWLLARARETGSALLEANGWHVRADALSALLATVAMSAAWVGLGRIDDLAALAIGAIVIRTGAGFVRRACAYWPGLAAWASRSIR is encoded by the coding sequence ATGCAGCGTCCGACACGCGTCACGCCTCATCTCCACACCGCCACTTCCCGCGCCCTCGCCATCGGTCTCGCGATCAACGCCTTGTTGCTCGCGACCGAACTCATAGCCGGATGGGCGGCGCACTCATCCGGCCTGCTCGCCGACACGCTTCACGCCGCGGTGGATCTCGCCGCGGACGCGCTGCTTCTCGTCGCCTGCCGCATGGACGCACGGCTGCCGCCGGAGCGCCGACCGACGTTCGAGCCGATCGCCCTTGCCGGGCTTGGCACGTTGCTCGTCGCGATGGGGTTGCAAATGATCTGGCAGGCGGCGACGCACTTCGACACGCCGCCGCGCGTAGCGCCCGGCGCGGTGCCGCTGGCACTGGTAGTCGTGACGCTCGTCGGCAAGGTCGCGCTGTCGCGGTGGCTGCTCGCCAGGGCGCGGGAAACGGGTTCGGCGCTCCTCGAAGCAAACGGCTGGCATGTGCGCGCCGACGCGTTGTCGGCATTGCTCGCGACGGTCGCGATGAGTGCGGCGTGGGTGGGACTCGGCCGCATCGACGATCTCGCCGCGCTGGCGATCGGCGCGATCGTGATCCGGACCGGCGCGGGTTTCGTTCGGCGGGCCTGCGCGTATTGGCCGGGTCTGGCGGCGTGGGCGAGCCGTTCGATCCGGTGA
- a CDS encoding DNA-binding protein — MSDLTADESRLIAEIDRLKAAFPKTRELYREVCALLFFRFGITPTANRLYQLVRKGSMSTPTAVLGEFWAELREKSRVRIEHPDLPADLQAAAGELVATLWSRSSADAAAALDALRAEVEAERAAAKADVAALQSELARTETALEQRTAALLAAQVRIQELEQARAADDATRRAQQAEIERLKADNAEGDRALAQARADFTAQLDRLRDDASRAEERLRASERRALQEIDRERQAAARLQKELDATNARADERDAHLRREIGALQAQLADSQHRCGVLEGQLDGARAAQAASAAELDALRAERASASRVTARRGPIRPMSAVRPTKPIARRRVPKPA; from the coding sequence ATGTCCGACCTGACTGCCGACGAATCCCGCCTCATCGCCGAAATCGACCGCCTGAAGGCCGCCTTCCCGAAAACCCGCGAGCTTTACCGCGAGGTCTGCGCGCTGCTGTTCTTCCGTTTCGGCATCACGCCGACTGCGAACCGTCTGTATCAACTCGTCCGCAAAGGCAGCATGAGCACGCCGACGGCCGTACTCGGCGAGTTCTGGGCCGAATTGAGGGAAAAGAGCCGCGTGCGCATCGAACACCCGGACCTGCCGGCCGACTTGCAGGCCGCCGCCGGAGAATTGGTCGCGACGTTGTGGAGCCGATCGTCGGCCGATGCGGCCGCCGCGCTCGACGCACTGCGCGCCGAAGTCGAAGCCGAACGGGCAGCGGCCAAGGCCGACGTCGCCGCCTTGCAGTCGGAGCTGGCCCGCACCGAAACCGCGCTCGAGCAGCGCACGGCCGCGTTGCTCGCGGCACAGGTGAGGATTCAGGAGCTGGAGCAGGCGAGGGCGGCCGACGACGCCACGCGCCGCGCCCAGCAAGCCGAAATCGAACGCCTGAAGGCCGATAACGCGGAAGGCGATCGCGCGCTCGCCCAGGCGCGCGCCGACTTCACCGCACAGCTCGATCGGCTGCGCGACGATGCGAGCCGGGCGGAAGAGCGTCTGCGCGCGTCGGAGCGGCGTGCGCTGCAGGAAATCGATCGCGAGCGGCAGGCGGCCGCACGACTGCAAAAGGAACTCGACGCGACGAACGCGCGCGCCGACGAGCGCGACGCACACCTTCGCCGCGAAATCGGCGCGCTGCAGGCGCAGCTTGCCGACAGCCAGCATCGCTGCGGCGTACTGGAAGGGCAGCTCGACGGTGCACGCGCTGCACAGGCGGCAAGCGCCGCCGAGCTCGACGCGCTGCGTGCCGAGCGGGCGTCGGCATCGCGCGTGACGGCGCGTCGCGGCCCGATCCGGCCGATGTCGGCCGTACGCCCCACAAAACCGATCGCGCGGCGCCGCGTGCCCAAACCGGCATGA
- a CDS encoding TetR/AcrR family transcriptional regulator, with the protein MNASSGAEVRQHILNIAKPIMLHKGFSAVGLNEILAAAGIPKGSFYHYFGSKEAFGEALLESYFEGYLEHLDNLFERQPGTGAERMMTYWSNWLHTQCADDPEGKCLAVKLGAEVSDLSEAMRAVLRRGTSHIVERLAACIEAGLADGSLRGIEDPPHTAALLYELWLGATLLEKIHRNRKPLETAMAATRQLLNLPPSAPDEVRT; encoded by the coding sequence ATGAATGCATCCTCGGGCGCGGAAGTCCGCCAGCACATCCTCAATATCGCGAAGCCGATCATGCTCCACAAGGGGTTTTCGGCGGTCGGGCTGAACGAGATTCTCGCTGCGGCGGGCATCCCGAAGGGGTCGTTCTACCATTACTTCGGCTCGAAGGAGGCGTTCGGCGAAGCGCTGCTCGAGTCGTATTTCGAAGGCTACCTGGAGCATCTCGACAACCTGTTCGAGCGCCAGCCCGGCACGGGCGCCGAGCGGATGATGACGTACTGGAGCAATTGGCTGCACACGCAGTGCGCGGACGATCCCGAGGGCAAGTGCCTCGCGGTGAAGCTGGGCGCGGAAGTGTCCGACCTGTCCGAGGCGATGCGCGCGGTACTGCGACGCGGCACGAGCCACATCGTCGAACGGCTGGCGGCATGCATCGAGGCCGGCCTCGCGGACGGTTCGCTGCGCGGCATCGAGGATCCGCCGCACACCGCCGCGCTGCTGTATGAGCTGTGGCTCGGCGCGACGCTGCTGGAGAAGATCCACCGCAACCGCAAGCCGCTCGAAACCGCGATGGCCGCGACGCGGCAGCTGCTGAACCTGCCGCCGTCCGCGCCCGACGAGGTGCGGACATAA
- a CDS encoding NADP-dependent oxidoreductase: MSQSKTANRRIVLNSRPVGAPTANDFRLETGDVPTPGAGQVLLRTVWLSLDPYMRGRMSDAPSYAPPVQLGDVMVGGTISRVVSSNLPAFREGDLVVAAGGWQDYALSDGSDLIPLGRDFPHPSRALGVLGMPGFTAYTGLLTIGEPKAGETVVVAAASGAVGAVVGQIAKLKGCRVIGVAGGADKCAYVTGTLGFDACIDHRDPAFASQLKAACPNGIDVYFENVGGAVFDAVWPLLNNHARVPVCGLIAHYNDTALPAGPDRLPKLMTTILSKRIRMQGFIILDYYATGYAPFLKDMSEWVAQGSVKVLEDVIPDLTDAPAALIGLLAGKNFGKVVVRVGPDELV; this comes from the coding sequence ATGTCGCAAAGCAAGACCGCAAACCGCCGTATCGTCCTCAATTCGCGCCCGGTCGGCGCGCCCACCGCCAACGACTTCCGCCTCGAAACCGGCGACGTGCCGACGCCCGGCGCCGGGCAGGTGCTGCTGCGCACGGTATGGCTGTCGCTCGATCCGTACATGCGCGGCCGGATGAGCGACGCGCCGTCGTATGCGCCGCCCGTGCAACTTGGCGACGTGATGGTCGGCGGCACGATCAGCCGTGTCGTATCGTCGAACCTGCCGGCGTTCCGCGAGGGCGACCTCGTCGTCGCGGCGGGCGGCTGGCAGGACTATGCGCTGTCCGACGGCAGCGACCTGATTCCGCTCGGCCGCGATTTCCCGCATCCGTCGCGCGCGCTCGGCGTGCTCGGCATGCCCGGATTCACCGCGTATACGGGGCTGCTCACGATCGGCGAGCCGAAGGCTGGTGAAACGGTCGTCGTCGCGGCCGCGAGCGGTGCGGTCGGCGCTGTCGTCGGCCAGATCGCGAAGCTGAAGGGTTGCCGCGTGATCGGCGTCGCGGGCGGCGCCGACAAATGCGCGTACGTGACCGGCACGCTCGGCTTCGACGCGTGCATCGACCATCGCGATCCCGCCTTCGCGAGCCAGTTGAAGGCAGCCTGCCCGAACGGGATCGACGTGTACTTCGAGAACGTCGGCGGCGCCGTGTTCGACGCGGTCTGGCCGCTGCTCAACAACCACGCGCGCGTGCCGGTGTGCGGCTTGATCGCGCATTACAACGACACCGCGCTGCCGGCCGGCCCCGATCGTCTGCCGAAGCTGATGACGACGATCCTGAGCAAGCGCATCCGCATGCAGGGTTTCATCATCCTCGATTACTATGCGACCGGCTATGCGCCGTTCCTGAAGGACATGAGCGAATGGGTCGCGCAGGGCAGCGTGAAGGTGCTCGAGGACGTGATCCCCGACCTGACCGACGCGCCGGCCGCACTGATCGGCCTGCTCGCCGGCAAGAACTTCGGCAAGGTCGTCGTGCGCGTCGGCCCCGACGAACTCGTGTAA